A region of the Denitrificimonas caeni genome:
CTGTGCGGTTGCATATAAGCCACTCACGCCTTGCTGAATTAACGCCGGCGTATTGGGCATGCAGCGCACAATTGTCGCTGTACCTAACCAGCGGCTTAAACTGCTGCAGTTAATACCCGCAGCGATGGAGATGATTAACTGTTGCCCGTTTAAATGTGGCGCGAGTTGCTCACATACTTGGCGCATGATTTGTGGCTTGACAGCGAGGACGATGATGTCAGCATTTTTCGCAGCGCGGTCATTATCAGTAAAGGTGTTAATTCCGTATGCGTTTTTTAGTGCCTGCAACTGTGCTTGATCAGGGTTGCTGGCATTGATGTTGTTGGCTGGCAGGCCTTGCTTGCAGAGTCCGCCAATAATGCTGGCAGCCATGTTGCCCGCGCCAATAAAAGTAATCTGTGTGTTGCCCACGTTATTTAAGTTCCTTTAGTGCCGATGCAGAGCGTTTAAGTGCTTGATACAGGGTTAAGCACAGCCGCAGATTGTGTGGCAATTATTGCCGGAGCGCAAAACAGCTTCTTGCTGTTTAACAATAGGGCGTTGACTGCTCTAGCGCTTTAACTCAATTAAATCTTGAAAAATTAAGCAAAGCTGCAAGCCACTTCACAGCTGGCTATAGCAACTTTTGCATTATTGTCTGCTATCGTAGACAGTTATCAGATCGAATTACACCGTACAATAATATAACGGTATTTTAACTGTTTATTTGTGATTGGGGATGCTCCATGGATATTACTGAACTGCTGGCATTTAGCGCTAAACAAGGTGCATCGGACCTGCATTTATCATCCGGCTTGCCGCCCATGATACGTGTCGATGGTGACGTGCGCCGAATTAATTTGCCGGCCATGGACCACAAGCAAGTGCATGCGCTGATCTACGATATTATGAATGACAAGCAGCGCAAGGATTATGAAGAGTTTTTAGAGACGGACTTTTCTTTTGAAGTGCCCGGTGTTGCGCGCTTCCGGGTTAACGCTTTTAATCAAAACCGTGGTGCGGCGGCGGTATTTCGAACCATTCCTTCTAAAGTTTTAAGCATGGAAGATCTTGGGTTGGGTGAAACCTTCCGTAATATTGCCGATGTGCCTCGCGGTTTGGTCCTGGTGACCGGTCCGACAGGTTCGGGTAAGTCCACCACTTTGGCGGCGCTGATGGATTATATTAATAGCAGCAAATATCAGCATATCCTTACGGTGGAAGACCCAATTGAGTTCGTGCATGAGTCGAAAAAGTGCTTGATTAACCAACGTGAAGTGCACCGTGATACCCATGGTTTTAATGAAGCGTTGCGTTCGGCGTTACGTGAAGACCCGGACATTATTCTGGTGGGTGAGTTGCGTGACTTGGAAACCATCCGCTTAGCGCTGACCGCCGCGGAAACCGGTCACCTCGTCTTTGGCACTTTGCACACCACCTCAGCAGCTAAAACCATTGACCGGGTGGTGGACGTGTTCCCCGCGGAAGAAAAATCCATGGTGCGTTCGATGCTGTCGGAATCCTTGCAGGCGGTTATTTCGCAAACCCTGTTAAAAAAGGTGGGTGGTGGCCGTGTGGCTGCACATGAAATCATGCTGGGTACTCCAGCAATCCGTAACCTGATTCGTGAAGATAAAGTTGCGCAAATGTACTCTGCGATTCAAACCGGTGGTGCTTTGGGCATGCAGACTTTGGACAGTTGCTTAAAAGGCTTATTAGCTAAAGGCTTAATCAACCGTGAAAGTGCGCGCGAGAAAGCCAAAACGCCAGAAAACTTTTAAGCCATTATATGACTGCCCAGCGGGGCAAGAGGATATGTCATGGAATTTGAAAAGCTTTTACGCTTAATGGTGGAGAAGGGGGGCTCTGACCTCTTTATTACCACCGGTGTGGCGCCATCAATGAAAATTAACGGCAGAATTATGCCGGTTACCAAGAGCCCACTGTCCCCAGAAATGGCTCGGGAAATGGTGTTAGGAACGATGAACGAGCAGCAGCGTCGTGACTTTGCTAAACATTTCGAGTGCAATTTCGCCATCAGTGCCCGAGGCATTGGGCGCTTTCGGGTCAGTGCGTTCTATCAGCGCAACCTGGTGGGGATGGTGTTGCGCCGTATTGAAACCAATATTCCGAGCCTCGATGACTTGAAGCTACCCGATGTACTTAAACAGTTGGCCATGACCAAGCGTGGTTTGGTGTTGTTTGTTGGTGCCACAGGTACTGGTAAATCCACCTCGCTCGCGGCAATGGTGGGCCACCGCAATAAAAACAGCAGTGGGCATATTATTTCCATTGAAGACCCCATTGAGTTCTTGCATCAGCATCAAAACTGCATCGTCACCCAGCGTGAAGTAGGGATTGATACCGAATCTTTTGAAGTGGCGTTGAAAAATACCTTGCGCCAAGCGCCGGATGTGATTTTAATCGGTGAGGTGCGTACCCGCGAAACCATGGATTACGCCGTAACATTTGCGGAGACAGGGCATCTGTGTTTGGCAACCTTGCACGCCAACAACGCCAACCAAGCCTTAGACCGCATTATTAACTTTTTCCCATCGGACCGTCAGCAGCAAGTATGGATGGATTTATCGCTTAACCTGCGTGCCATTGTTGCCCAGCAGTTGGTACCCACCCCCGACGGTAAAGGTCGCCGGGCGGTGATTGAGGTGTTGATTAATACACCTTTGGCTGCTGATCTGATTCGCAAGGGTGCGGTGCATGAGTTAAAGCCGTTAATGAAGCGCTCCACTGAGCTGGGGATGCAAACCTTTGACCAAGCGTTGTATGCGTTGTATTCACAAGGTGAAATCACCTATGAAGATGCTTTGGCACATGCTGACTCGGCTAACGACTTACGCTTAATGATTAAGCTGGGCTCGGAAGTGGCCGGTGATCATTTGACCACTATGCCTTCAGGGTTATCGCTAGAAATTGCCGATGAAAATCCCGGTCAGCATCTGCGCTAATTGCTTAGGAGAACAATTGTATGAAGCAGCAAATACGTGTTTGGGATGCGCCGTTACGCATTTTCCACTGGCTGTTAGCCTTGAGTGTCATCGTCGGTCTAGTGACCGGCTGGTTGGGGGGGAGTAGCTGGATCGGTTGGCATGAGC
Encoded here:
- a CDS encoding PilT/PilU family type 4a pilus ATPase, with the translated sequence MEFEKLLRLMVEKGGSDLFITTGVAPSMKINGRIMPVTKSPLSPEMAREMVLGTMNEQQRRDFAKHFECNFAISARGIGRFRVSAFYQRNLVGMVLRRIETNIPSLDDLKLPDVLKQLAMTKRGLVLFVGATGTGKSTSLAAMVGHRNKNSSGHIISIEDPIEFLHQHQNCIVTQREVGIDTESFEVALKNTLRQAPDVILIGEVRTRETMDYAVTFAETGHLCLATLHANNANQALDRIINFFPSDRQQQVWMDLSLNLRAIVAQQLVPTPDGKGRRAVIEVLINTPLAADLIRKGAVHELKPLMKRSTELGMQTFDQALYALYSQGEITYEDALAHADSANDLRLMIKLGSEVAGDHLTTMPSGLSLEIADENPGQHLR
- the proC gene encoding pyrroline-5-carboxylate reductase, which produces MGNTQITFIGAGNMAASIIGGLCKQGLPANNINASNPDQAQLQALKNAYGINTFTDNDRAAKNADIIVLAVKPQIMRQVCEQLAPHLNGQQLIISIAAGINCSSLSRWLGTATIVRCMPNTPALIQQGVSGLYATAQVSAAQRQQAEQLLGAVGLAIWLEDEQLIDAVTAVSGSGPAYFFLLIEAMTQAGIKLGLPAETAAQLAKYTAQGASSMACQSELNATQLRQQVTSPNGTTEAAINALQAGGFNALVDTAVSSAAARSQQLAQQLSE
- a CDS encoding type IV pilus twitching motility protein PilT, which produces MDITELLAFSAKQGASDLHLSSGLPPMIRVDGDVRRINLPAMDHKQVHALIYDIMNDKQRKDYEEFLETDFSFEVPGVARFRVNAFNQNRGAAAVFRTIPSKVLSMEDLGLGETFRNIADVPRGLVLVTGPTGSGKSTTLAALMDYINSSKYQHILTVEDPIEFVHESKKCLINQREVHRDTHGFNEALRSALREDPDIILVGELRDLETIRLALTAAETGHLVFGTLHTTSAAKTIDRVVDVFPAEEKSMVRSMLSESLQAVISQTLLKKVGGGRVAAHEIMLGTPAIRNLIREDKVAQMYSAIQTGGALGMQTLDSCLKGLLAKGLINRESAREKAKTPENF